Genomic segment of Pirellulales bacterium:
TGCTGGGCACGATCCTTGCCCGAAATCTGAACAAGAAGCCGGGCGACACCGTGGAAATCGAAGGTCAGAAGTTCAAGGTCGCCGGCATCTACCAAGGCGCCTCGATCCTGGAAAATCGTGGCGCAGTGGCCCATTTGGACGAATTGCAAAAGCTGATGGACCGGGCCGGGCAGGTTTCCGAATTCGAGATCATGCTCAAGCCGGGGTTGGCGGGCAACGAAGCGGCGGTCGACCGCGTAAGAACCGACATTCAGAATCTGACCGGGCTCGACGGCAAGCCCTATCACCTATCGGCGATGACCACCGAGCAGTATGTCGACAACGACAACGGCATCAAGCTGGCCGGCGCGATGGCCTGGATGACTTCGTCGATCGCCCTGGTGATCGGAGCGATCGGCATGCTCAACACGATGATCATGTCGGTTTTGGAGCGCACGCAGGAAATTGGCATCTTGCGGGCGATCGGCTGGCGAAAAGCCCGCGTGATGCGGATGATCTTGGGCGAATCGTTTGCCTTGAGCCTCGGCGGGGCCGTGGTAGGCACGGGGTTGGCGCTTTTTCTGACGGCGGTCGTGAGCCGATTGCCGGCCGCGGAAGGGCTAGTGCGGCCCGATGTGTCGTTTCGCGTGATCGTAACGGGTTTTTTGCTCTCACTTGTCCTGGGATTGGTTGGCGGAGCCTATCCGGCCATCCGCGGGGCGAGGCTGGCACCCACGGAGGCGTTGCGCTATGAGTAGCACGATGTTCGATTCATCCCAGCCGGCCCTGTTGCGCTGTGAACGCGTCGGGCGGACTTACACCGACGGCGAAGTGACGGCGCTCGTGGATGTGTCGTTGGAAATTCGCCGCGGCGAATATGTCGCCATCATGGGTCCCAGCGGCAGCGGCAAATCGACCCTGCTGAACCTGTTGGGCACGCTCGATCGCCCCACCAGCGGCGAAATCTATTTCGAAGACAAACCGCTCTCCACGTTGCGCGACCTCGACAACTTCCGCAGCCGCAAAATCGGCTTCGTGTTCCAATCGTTCTATTTGCTGCCGACGCTGACCGCCATTGAAA
This window contains:
- a CDS encoding FtsX-like permease family protein produces the protein MRFIQFIGKNVLRRKVRSTLTGIGVAVAISAVVALLGVASGFEQSSREMLTGRGVDLIVKRAGSGDFDTTRLDESIGPQLAAVPGVSQVTPELDDTVKLNDDPLGIRLEGLPPESPTLQELSQRIDAGHGQGRGLTPSDRNCVLLGTILARNLNKKPGDTVEIEGQKFKVAGIYQGASILENRGAVAHLDELQKLMDRAGQVSEFEIMLKPGLAGNEAAVDRVRTDIQNLTGLDGKPYHLSAMTTEQYVDNDNGIKLAGAMAWMTSSIALVIGAIGMLNTMIMSVLERTQEIGILRAIGWRKARVMRMILGESFALSLGGAVVGTGLALFLTAVVSRLPAAEGLVRPDVSFRVIVTGFLLSLVLGLVGGAYPAIRGARLAPTEALRYE